A region of Nitrospirota bacterium DNA encodes the following proteins:
- a CDS encoding aminoacyl-tRNA hydrolase has protein sequence MWLLVGLGNPGSRYAKTRHNIGFMVLDRLAESLGLSFREKTEYRACSGSISGQKVVLMEPLTFMNRSGSAVRKVFSRYTILPEHIVVIQDDLDLASGRLKISKRGSAGGHRGVESVMQNLGTQEFIRVRIGIGRDPLVPTEDYVLAKFRKEEQALIKEVVARAGDAISCILEQGVEKAMNRFNS, from the coding sequence TTGTGGCTTCTTGTCGGCCTTGGCAATCCTGGTAGCCGATACGCAAAGACGCGGCATAATATCGGGTTCATGGTCCTGGACCGGCTTGCCGAGAGCCTGGGCCTGAGCTTCAGGGAAAAGACAGAATACAGGGCATGCAGCGGCTCCATCAGCGGCCAGAAGGTCGTCCTGATGGAGCCGTTGACGTTTATGAACAGGAGCGGCAGCGCGGTCAGAAAGGTCTTCTCCCGGTATACGATTCTGCCGGAACATATTGTCGTCATTCAGGACGATCTTGATCTTGCATCAGGAAGGTTGAAGATCAGCAAGAGAGGATCAGCAGGAGGCCACAGAGGTGTCGAATCAGTGATGCAGAATCTCGGCACTCAGGAGTTTATCAGGGTCAGGATAGGTATTGGCCGCGATCCTCTCGTTCCCACAGAGGATTATGTGCTTGCGAAGTTCAGGAAAGAGGAACAGGCACTGATAAAAGAGGTTGTGGCGAGGGCTGGCGACGCGATTTCCTGTATTTTGGAGCAGGGTGTTGAGAAGGCCATGAACAGGTTTAACTCATAG
- a CDS encoding 50S ribosomal protein L25, whose amino-acid sequence MEKMSIQAEVREGRGKGAARTLRRDGKVPATLYRAGNAQSIQLVRKELAKLINSVGGEQVMVDLQFADGVNKLALLKDFQVDPVRSELLHTDFFEVSLTESIKITVHVATHGEPVGVKRDGGILQHPLREIMIECLPDKIPGKIDIDISKLEIGQAIHVSDLRLEEGIKILTDGHDVIVNIVEAIEEVAPAVEAAPVVAEPEVAKKGKKEEEGAAAPEKKGK is encoded by the coding sequence ATGGAAAAGATGAGTATACAGGCGGAAGTGAGGGAAGGGAGGGGCAAGGGAGCTGCCCGCACACTCAGAAGGGACGGCAAGGTGCCGGCAACGTTGTACCGGGCGGGCAATGCGCAGTCGATCCAGCTCGTAAGAAAAGAGCTTGCAAAGCTTATCAACTCGGTGGGAGGAGAGCAGGTCATGGTCGATCTTCAGTTCGCTGACGGCGTCAATAAGCTTGCGCTGCTCAAGGATTTCCAGGTTGACCCGGTCAGAAGCGAGCTTCTGCATACCGATTTCTTTGAGGTTTCACTGACAGAGTCAATCAAGATCACGGTCCATGTTGCGACCCACGGTGAGCCTGTCGGCGTCAAGCGGGACGGCGGCATTCTCCAGCATCCGCTCAGGGAGATCATGATCGAGTGCCTTCCTGACAAGATACCCGGCAAGATCGACATCGATATATCGAAGCTCGAGATCGGCCAGGCAATCCATGTGAGCGACCTGAGGCTTGAGGAAGGGATCAAGATCCTCACTGATGGGCATGATGTCATTGTTAACATTGTTGAGGCTATTGAGGAAGTTGCGCCTGCAGTAGAGGCTGCACCGGTTGTTGCTGAGCCTGAAGTTGCCAAGAAGGGCAAGAAAGAGGAAGAAGGCGCAGCTGCACCGGAGAAGAAGGGGAAATAG